The following nucleotide sequence is from Pandoraea thiooxydans.
TTGGGACAACGAGAAAAGGAGAATTGCCATGGAACACGGTTTCATTGCGTGGTTGATCATCGGCGCCATCGCCGGTTGGCTGGCCGGTATTCTGGTCAAGGGCGGCGGCTTCGGCCTGATCGTCGACATCATCGTCGGGATCGTCGGCGCCTTTATCGGCGGATGGCTCGCCAGCCTGCTCGGCATCAGCGTGGGCAGCGGGTTCATCGGCTCGATCATCATCGCGGTGATCGGCGCGGTCATCCTGCTGTTCGTCATTCGCCTCATCAAGCGAGCCTGAAATATACGCCCGATGTGCGAACCGGCACCTGTGGTGCCGGTTTTCTTTTATTCGGACATCAACAAAGCAATTCCCGGGTTATCGATCAATCGGGATGAGGCCCTTCCGCCTTGTTTTCCAGCACCTTGCCAGTCTGCGCATCGACGCCAACCTCATAGGTTTTTGCGCCCGCCTTGATATCGAAGGAGTAACGCAGGCCACTGCCGCCTGACTCCTTCTCCAACTCCTCGTCGGTTACCTTGCCTGGGCGCGCTTGCAGCGCGGTAGCGCGGGCATTGTCGAGGCTGACTTTGGCCTCATTTGCATACTGCTGCCCGGAGTATGCGTGGGCAGAAACCGCCAACGCCGACAAACTCGCCATCGCCAGCACGTATACCGTCTTTCTCATATCCATTGCTCCTTAACGTGAATGGCTTGAAAAAAAGCCATGCCGCCAGTGTGCGATGCGACACTTAGATCACCGTTAGGAGAGGCGCCAGGGGATCCAACGCCGGTAAGCGAGCCCGGCTAACCGCCCCGCGCGGCCAGCCGCTCGACCCATCCGCCCAGCAAGTGCTGGTGTTCGACGTCGATTTTCCGGATATGCGCGCCCAGGCGAAACCCGTCACGCGTGAGGATGCTGTTGCGGACTTCGGCATGGATCGGCGCCGCGAGCCGTTCGCTCAAATCATCCAGACCGCGCATATGCAGCAACAGGGACACCCCGGTGCCGAGCGGGATCGTCTCGTCCGTGATGAAGCTCAGCCCTTCCCTGGAAACATCCCATACCCGCACGGGAATCTCCCTGTTCTGGAGACGAAGCGTCGCGTTCCATTTCACACGAACGCGCGGGGCCGGCCGTGCGACCGCAAGACCCGGCGAAAGACCCAGTTTATTGACAAGGCGTGATGCGTCAGAGGCCACTTTGACAGTTCCCCGGATTATTGGATTTTTATATATATTTATGTGTATAACGAACTAAATATTATCTTAATTCGCCATCTTTCACAAAGCCGCCATGTCGCCAAGGCGTGCGACGCCGTGCAGCCAATTGCTGAAGACGTCCAACGCCTCCACGTTGATCGGGTCGTCGTTGTA
It contains:
- a CDS encoding GlsB/YeaQ/YmgE family stress response membrane protein, whose amino-acid sequence is MEHGFIAWLIIGAIAGWLAGILVKGGGFGLIVDIIVGIVGAFIGGWLASLLGISVGSGFIGSIIIAVIGAVILLFVIRLIKRA
- a CDS encoding PepSY domain-containing protein, giving the protein MRKTVYVLAMASLSALAVSAHAYSGQQYANEAKVSLDNARATALQARPGKVTDEELEKESGGSGLRYSFDIKAGAKTYEVGVDAQTGKVLENKAEGPHPD
- a CDS encoding PilZ domain-containing protein, producing MASDASRLVNKLGLSPGLAVARPAPRVRVKWNATLRLQNREIPVRVWDVSREGLSFITDETIPLGTGVSLLLHMRGLDDLSERLAAPIHAEVRNSILTRDGFRLGAHIRKIDVEHQHLLGGWVERLAARGG